A region from the Polaribacter sp. Hel1_33_78 genome encodes:
- a CDS encoding homogentisate 1,2-dioxygenase produces the protein MPFYHKLGEIPPKRHTQFRKKDGSLYYEQLFGTIGFDGMSTNSYHEHRPTMVKEIVRQYSIAPKIAKANNIQSYRFKGFQVPQESDYLESRKVVLTNSDCNIILAAPKQSTKDYFYKNTDADEVIFIHKGTGKLRTMLGNLDFKYGDYLVIPRGIIYKLDFDDENNRLFIVESYSPVYTPKRYRNYFGQLLEHSPFCERDLRRPQELETHNELGDFLIKVKKQGEIIEMIYASHPFDVVGYDGYNFPYAFSIHDFEPITGRIHQPPPVHQTFETNAFVICSFVPRLYDYHPNSIPAPYNHSNIDSDEVLYYVDGDFMSRNDVDQGHISLHPAGIPHGPHPGATERSIGHTKTEELAVMVDTFKPLQVTEEAMKIADEEYYKSWLE, from the coding sequence ATGCCTTTTTATCATAAATTAGGGGAAATACCACCCAAAAGACATACGCAATTTCGTAAAAAAGATGGAAGTTTATATTATGAACAACTATTTGGAACCATTGGTTTTGACGGAATGTCTACCAACAGCTATCATGAACATAGACCAACAATGGTCAAAGAAATTGTAAGGCAATATTCTATCGCTCCAAAAATTGCCAAAGCAAATAATATTCAATCGTATCGTTTTAAAGGGTTTCAAGTTCCGCAAGAAAGCGACTATCTAGAAAGTAGAAAGGTCGTTTTAACGAACTCAGATTGTAACATTATTTTAGCTGCACCGAAACAATCAACCAAAGATTATTTTTATAAAAATACAGATGCAGATGAGGTGATTTTTATCCATAAAGGAACGGGTAAATTACGCACAATGCTAGGGAATCTAGATTTTAAATATGGAGACTATTTAGTAATTCCGCGTGGAATTATCTATAAATTAGATTTTGATGATGAAAACAATCGACTATTTATTGTGGAATCCTATTCGCCAGTGTATACTCCAAAAAGATACAGGAATTATTTCGGCCAATTATTAGAGCATTCACCCTTCTGTGAGCGCGATTTAAGAAGGCCGCAAGAATTAGAAACACACAATGAGTTAGGTGATTTTCTAATCAAAGTAAAAAAGCAAGGTGAAATTATAGAAATGATTTATGCTTCGCATCCTTTTGATGTGGTGGGCTATGACGGATATAATTTTCCCTACGCATTTTCAATTCATGATTTCGAACCAATTACAGGTAGAATTCATCAACCGCCGCCAGTGCATCAAACTTTTGAAACGAATGCATTTGTAATTTGCAGTTTTGTGCCGCGTTTATATGATTATCACCCGAATTCAATTCCTGCGCCTTACAATCACAGTAATATAGATTCAGATGAGGTTTTATATTATGTGGATGGCGATTTTATGAGCAGAAATGATGTGGATCAAGGTCATATTTCTCTACATCCAGCAGGAATTCCACATGGGCCGCATCCAGGCGCAACCGAAAGAAGTATTGGTCATACAAAAACTGAAGAATTAGCAGTGATGGTAGATACTTTTAAACCTTTACAAG
- a CDS encoding NAD(P)/FAD-dependent oxidoreductase — protein MITTDILIIGAGPTGLFTVFEAGLLKLRCHLIDALPQVGGQCSEIYPKKPIYDIPAYPEILAGDLTDKLMEQIKQFEPGFTLGERAEIIEKQDDDTFFVTTNKGTKHHAKIVAIAGGLGSFEPRKPPIPNIANFEDKGVEYIIRDPEFYRNKKVVISGGGDSALDWAIFLTDVASSVTLIHRRNEFRGALDSVDKVQELKDAGKIRMITPAEVKEIIGTDKVTGVAIIQKGEAPFTIETDHFIPLFGLSPKLGPIANWGLEIEKNAIKVNNALDYQTNIPGIYAIGDVNTYPGKLKLILCGFHEATLMCQSAYKLIFPNKKYVMKYTTVGGVDGFDGTRKEAPKAVIKKID, from the coding sequence ATGATTACAACAGATATCTTAATTATTGGTGCAGGGCCAACAGGTTTATTTACCGTTTTTGAAGCAGGTTTATTAAAACTGCGTTGTCATTTAATAGACGCATTACCGCAAGTTGGTGGCCAATGTTCTGAAATTTATCCAAAGAAACCTATTTATGATATTCCTGCATATCCAGAAATTTTAGCGGGTGATTTAACCGATAAATTAATGGAGCAAATTAAACAATTTGAACCAGGTTTTACATTAGGAGAACGTGCAGAAATAATAGAAAAACAAGACGACGACACGTTTTTTGTAACCACGAATAAAGGAACGAAGCATCACGCAAAAATTGTTGCTATTGCTGGTGGATTAGGAAGTTTTGAGCCTCGTAAACCACCAATTCCAAACATTGCTAATTTTGAAGATAAGGGGGTAGAGTATATTATTCGTGATCCAGAATTTTATAGAAATAAAAAAGTAGTTATTTCTGGTGGTGGAGATTCTGCTTTAGATTGGGCTATTTTCTTAACAGATGTTGCTTCTTCAGTAACTCTAATTCATAGAAGAAACGAATTTAGAGGTGCTTTAGATTCTGTAGATAAAGTGCAGGAATTGAAGGATGCAGGTAAAATAAGAATGATAACTCCGGCAGAAGTAAAAGAAATTATTGGAACTGATAAGGTCACTGGGGTTGCTATTATCCAAAAAGGGGAAGCGCCTTTTACAATAGAAACAGATCATTTTATTCCATTGTTTGGATTGTCACCAAAATTAGGGCCAATCGCAAATTGGGGGTTAGAAATTGAAAAAAACGCCATTAAAGTAAACAATGCTTTAGATTATCAAACGAACATTCCAGGTATTTATGCCATTGGAGATGTAAATACTTATCCGGGTAAATTGAAGTTAATTTTATGTGGTTTTCACGAAGCAACATTAATGTGTCAAAGTGCATACAAGCTTATTTTTCCAAATAAAAAATATGTAATGAAATACACTACTGTTGGTGGAGTTGATGGTTTTGACGGTACAAGAAAAGAAGCCCCAAAAGCAGTTATTAAGAAGATTGATTAA
- a CDS encoding NifU family protein, with translation MTAQETVNNVEKALDEIRPFLISDGGNIKLLSIENSIVKVQLEGACTGCSVNQMTLKNGVEATIKKYAPQISEVINVA, from the coding sequence ATGACAGCACAAGAAACAGTAAATAATGTTGAAAAAGCATTAGATGAAATTCGTCCTTTTTTAATAAGTGATGGAGGAAACATCAAGCTACTTTCTATAGAAAACTCAATAGTAAAAGTTCAGTTAGAAGGAGCTTGCACCGGTTGTTCTGTAAATCAAATGACATTAAAAAACGGTGTGGAAGCAACCATAAAAAAGTATGCACCACAAATATCAGAAGTAATAAATGTTGCTTAA
- a CDS encoding Mrp/NBP35 family ATP-binding protein: MSFKKEDIYKALETITAPGEGKSLIENNNVTNVVRFDNEVEVDVTISNPTLQAKKKIESEITKAIKTNVDENIDVKINVKVEKPEPKEKSNQIRGKEIPNIKNIIAIASGKGGVGKSTITANTAISLAKMGFNVGVLDADVYGPSQHIMFDVEKAKPLSVNVDGRSKMKPVENYGVKLLSLGFFTNPDQAVIWRGPMASKALNQLIFDADWGALDFLLIDLPPGTGDVHLSIVQALPINGAVVVSTPQNIALADAKKGVAMFQQDSIKVPVLGIIENMAYFTPEELPENKYYIFGKDGAKNLAADIDTKFLGEIPLVQSIRESGDVGHPVALQEGTVLEESFKEITKEMLSQLLKRNANLPPTEVVRITTMSGCSSVKK; the protein is encoded by the coding sequence ATGAGTTTTAAAAAAGAAGATATATACAAAGCATTAGAAACAATTACAGCTCCTGGTGAAGGAAAAAGCTTAATTGAAAACAATAATGTAACTAATGTTGTTCGTTTTGACAACGAAGTTGAAGTAGATGTAACCATCAGCAATCCAACTTTGCAAGCAAAAAAGAAAATTGAGTCAGAAATTACGAAGGCAATTAAGACAAATGTTGATGAAAACATTGATGTAAAAATTAATGTGAAAGTAGAGAAACCTGAACCAAAAGAAAAGTCAAATCAAATTCGAGGTAAAGAAATTCCGAATATTAAAAACATCATTGCAATTGCATCAGGGAAAGGTGGTGTTGGTAAATCTACAATTACAGCAAATACAGCTATTTCTTTAGCTAAAATGGGTTTTAATGTTGGTGTTTTAGATGCTGATGTGTATGGACCATCACAACATATTATGTTTGATGTAGAAAAAGCAAAACCACTTTCTGTAAATGTGGATGGTCGTTCAAAAATGAAACCTGTAGAAAATTATGGTGTAAAATTATTGTCTTTAGGGTTTTTCACAAATCCAGATCAAGCGGTAATTTGGCGAGGGCCTATGGCTTCTAAAGCATTAAATCAATTAATTTTTGATGCAGATTGGGGAGCGTTAGATTTTCTTTTAATTGATTTGCCTCCAGGAACCGGAGATGTTCATCTATCAATTGTGCAGGCTTTGCCGATTAATGGAGCTGTTGTGGTAAGTACGCCTCAAAATATTGCATTAGCAGATGCTAAAAAAGGAGTTGCAATGTTTCAACAAGATAGTATTAAGGTTCCTGTGTTAGGAATTATTGAGAACATGGCGTATTTTACACCAGAAGAATTGCCCGAAAATAAATATTATATCTTTGGAAAAGATGGTGCAAAAAATTTAGCAGCAGATATTGACACTAAATTCTTAGGAGAAATTCCGCTGGTACAAAGTATTCGTGAATCAGGAGATGTTGGACACCCTGTGGCATTGCAAGAAGGAACAGTTTTAGAGGAGTCTTTTAAAGAAATTACGAAAGAAATGTTATCCCAATTATTAAAAAGAAATGCCAATTTGCCACCAACAGAAGTAGTTAGAATCACAACAATGAGTGGTTGTAGTTCCGTTAAAAAATAA